The Chroicocephalus ridibundus chromosome 2, bChrRid1.1, whole genome shotgun sequence genome includes a region encoding these proteins:
- the LOC134510638 gene encoding probable G-protein coupled receptor 141 produces the protein MPNSSVTQQNHCSNETLLDTSERLRTILIALYIINLAGGILGVIMMSHQLFQRRSRSVMTTIIISLLVLHTFMLLSIPFRLSYYILREWKFGWFACKLASAIIYLHMYATFTFYVAIIIIRLFQLEFRKCYTMTWVAAVWMVGVLVITPVLLLYYGTPKTYHSSKCFQFHKDIQEVPMVVINYCLVGVLVAVCAVLTTLQLSAMYRLAVKYWPDINSHVEFRAQAKSFFFILVTLVCFMPHHVFRVYYIQNCHLDKDNKLLPYNEIFLALTTMCCLDMLCFIAGIAH, from the coding sequence ATGCCTAACAGCAGCGTAACCCAGCAGAACCATTGCTCCAATGAGACGCTACTGGACACCTCAGAGAGGCTCCGCACCATCCTCATAGCCCTGTACATCATCAACCTGGCTGGTGGCATCCTCGGGGTCATCATGATGTCCCATCAGTTGTTTCAAAGGAGATCGCGATCTGTGATGACCACTATCATCATCAGCCTCCTAGTGCTGCACACCTTTATGCTACTCAGCATTCCCTTCCGCCTCAGCTATTACATTTTACGGGAGTGGAAATTCGGGTGGTTTGCCTGCAAGCTAGCAAGCGCCATCATCTACCTCCACATGTACGCCACCTTCACGTTTTACGTGGCTATCATCATAATACGCCTCTTCCAACTCGAGTTTAGGAAGTGCTACACTATGACCTGGGTGGCTGCTGTCTGGATGGTGGGAGTGCTGGTGATCACGCCTGTTCTTCTCTTGTACTATGGCACCCCTAAGACATACCACTCCTCCAAATGCTTTCAGTTCCACAAGGATATACAAGAGGTGCCCATGGTGGTCATTAACTACtgcttggttggggttttggtggcAGTTTGTGCTGTGCTCACCACACTCCAGTTGTCTGCGATGTATAGACTGGCTGTGAAATACTGGCCTGACATCAACTCCCACGTGGAATTCAGAGCTCAGGCAAAGAGCTTCTTCTTCATCTTGGTAACATTAGTGTGCTTTATGCCTCATCATGTATTCAGAGTATATTACATCCAAAACTGCCACCTGGATAAAGACAATAAACTACTCCCATACAACGAAATTTTTCTAGCTCTAACAACAATGTGCTGCTTGGATATGTTGTGCTTCATAGCAGGAATAGCCCACTGA